A single region of the Vicia villosa cultivar HV-30 ecotype Madison, WI linkage group LG4, Vvil1.0, whole genome shotgun sequence genome encodes:
- the LOC131597336 gene encoding uncharacterized protein LOC131597336, whose amino-acid sequence MATAAFSSLLQPEKQQVSSGEAISTPSSSSTWQSSGSIGPFFAVIIILTILAVLSCYLSRMCKRRELTPLESIKGRGCFGWMKRWCRNCMGRDLEVGGVGAKVMVCDQEDELDSKVKAGGDVQM is encoded by the coding sequence ATGGCAACAGCAGCATTTTCATCACTTCTACAGCCAGAGAAACAACAAGTGAGTTCAGGAGAAGCTATTTCAACTCCAAGCAGCTCTAGTACTTGGCAATCATCAGGATCTATTGGTCCATTTTTTGCTGTGATCATTATTCTTACGATTCTTGCTGTGCTCTCTTGCTACTTGAGTCGCATGTGTAAGCGGAGGGAACTTACTCCATTGGAGAGTATCAAAGGTAGAGGCTGTTTTGGATGGATGAAACGTTGGTGTAGAAATTGTATGGGTAGAGATCTTGAAGTTGGAGGCGTTGGGGCTAAGGTTATGGTTTGTGATCAAGAAGATGAACTTGATTCTAAGGTTAAAGCTGGTGGTGATGTTCAAATGTAG